The Dokdonella koreensis DS-123 genome has a segment encoding these proteins:
- a CDS encoding cell division protein ZapA codes for MSEPVTVKILDREFLIACTPEERPGLIAAAGYLDGKMRDMRNRGASGLDRIAVLAALNIAHELLTLQQARASDASQLAQHLLSLKSRLDAALPASLQ; via the coding sequence ATGAGCGAGCCGGTCACCGTCAAGATCCTCGATCGCGAGTTCCTGATCGCCTGCACGCCGGAGGAACGGCCCGGCCTGATCGCGGCCGCCGGCTATCTCGACGGCAAGATGCGCGACATGCGCAACCGGGGCGCGTCCGGGCTGGATCGCATCGCCGTCCTGGCGGCGCTGAACATCGCCCACGAACTGCTGACGCTGCAGCAGGCCCGCGCCAGCGACGCCAGCCAGTTGGCGCAACACTTGCTGTCGCTCAAATCCAGGCTTGATGCCGCTTTGCCGGCATCACTACAATAG
- a CDS encoding TIGR02449 family protein, protein MSGSEPAIAQLTEITERVDRLVELCRRLSEENRVLRQSQEHLATERAQLLARNEQARSRVEAMILRLKSLEQ, encoded by the coding sequence ATGTCGGGCTCCGAACCAGCCATCGCGCAACTGACCGAGATCACCGAACGGGTCGATCGCCTGGTCGAGCTGTGCCGGCGCCTGAGCGAGGAAAACCGCGTCCTGCGCCAGAGCCAGGAACACCTGGCCACCGAACGCGCGCAACTGCTCGCCCGCAACGAACAGGCCCGCAGCCGGGTCGAGGCGATGATCCTGCGCCTGAAGTCGCTGGAACAGTAA
- a CDS encoding PQQ-dependent sugar dehydrogenase, producing MPRFLLVAWLGRAALAVALAGAGPAVAAAPSLDGLVLPAGFQIAVWSDQVPDARAIALGAKGTVFVGSRQAGKVYAVEPAADGRHGGTVHVVARGLEQPVGVAFRDGDLYVSAIDRIVVLRDVERDLAAPPKPEVVTSAFPKDKHHGWKFIAFGPDGKLYVPIGAPCNICDRGKDYAKIVRMNADGSGIEDVAFGVRNSVGLAWHPTTGRLWFTDNGRDMLGDDVPGDEINRLDRVGAHFGYPYCHQGDLPDPEFGEGKACKDYVPPVRVLDAHVAALGLRFYTGSQFPAAYRNALIVAEHGSWNRSKKSGYRVMVARLDGDRITAYTPLVDGFQKNEQARGRPVDVQVLPDGSLLVSDDLAGALYRISYGG from the coding sequence ATGCCTCGCTTCCTCCTCGTTGCGTGGCTCGGCCGCGCCGCCCTGGCGGTCGCGCTGGCAGGGGCCGGACCGGCCGTCGCCGCGGCGCCGTCGCTGGATGGGCTGGTGCTGCCGGCCGGCTTCCAGATCGCGGTATGGTCGGACCAGGTGCCGGATGCGCGCGCGATCGCGCTCGGCGCCAAGGGCACGGTGTTCGTCGGCTCGCGCCAGGCCGGCAAGGTCTACGCGGTGGAGCCCGCCGCCGACGGCCGCCACGGCGGGACCGTGCACGTCGTGGCGCGCGGCCTGGAGCAGCCCGTCGGCGTCGCGTTCCGTGACGGCGACCTGTACGTGTCGGCGATCGACCGCATCGTGGTCCTGCGCGACGTGGAGCGCGACCTGGCCGCGCCGCCGAAGCCGGAGGTCGTGACTTCGGCCTTTCCGAAGGACAAGCATCATGGCTGGAAATTCATCGCCTTCGGCCCCGACGGCAAGCTCTACGTGCCGATCGGCGCGCCGTGCAACATCTGCGACCGCGGCAAGGACTACGCCAAGATCGTCCGCATGAACGCCGACGGCAGCGGCATCGAGGATGTCGCGTTCGGCGTGCGCAACAGCGTCGGCCTGGCCTGGCACCCCACGACGGGGCGGCTGTGGTTCACCGACAACGGCCGCGACATGCTCGGCGACGACGTGCCCGGCGACGAGATCAACCGGCTGGACCGGGTCGGCGCGCACTTCGGCTATCCCTACTGCCACCAGGGCGACCTGCCGGACCCCGAGTTCGGCGAAGGCAAGGCCTGCAAGGACTACGTGCCGCCGGTGCGCGTACTCGACGCCCACGTGGCGGCGCTGGGCCTGCGCTTCTATACCGGCAGCCAGTTCCCGGCCGCGTACCGCAACGCGCTGATCGTCGCCGAGCACGGTTCCTGGAACCGGTCGAAGAAGTCGGGCTACCGGGTCATGGTCGCGCGGCTGGACGGCGATCGCATCACCGCCTACACGCCGCTGGTCGACGGCTTCCAGAAGAACGAGCAGGCCCGCGGCCGGCCGGTCGACGTCCAGGTGCTGCCGGACGGCTCGCTGCTGGTCTCCGACGACTTGGCCGGCGCCCTCTACCGGATCAGCTACGGCGGCTGA
- the proB gene encoding glutamate 5-kinase: MTTSTSRATFREQRLPAWQRVVVKIGSSLLTGPGGVSTRHALRIGHALAGLIDSGREVLIVSSGAVAAGRALLQARMPEAGALPARQALAAVGQTGVVALWQRFFDRPVAQVLLTHDDLRNRRRYLNARSTLRALLALGAVPIINENDTVSVDELKLGDNDTLAAHVAMVIGADLVVLLTDIDGLYDADPRRNPKARPLHRVARVTPAVRAMAGAAGSAVGTGGMATKLDAAARAADAGIPTAILNGTSARSIDAFARDRLVGTLVAGSRSRPGARKTWLKNAPLAAGRVCVDAGAARALAERGASLLPRGVVDVSGEFVRGDVVEIGVTGRGGVRAVARGVAQYGASEIRKLIGARSEEIGTRLGFTYGPEIVHRDDLALA, from the coding sequence ATGACCACCAGCACTTCCCGCGCCACCTTTCGTGAACAGCGGCTGCCGGCCTGGCAGCGCGTCGTCGTCAAGATCGGCAGCAGCCTGCTGACCGGTCCCGGCGGCGTCAGCACGCGCCATGCCTTGCGCATCGGCCACGCCCTGGCCGGCCTGATCGACAGCGGCCGCGAGGTGCTGATCGTCTCTTCCGGCGCCGTGGCCGCCGGGCGCGCGCTGCTGCAGGCACGCATGCCCGAGGCCGGCGCGCTGCCGGCGCGCCAGGCGCTGGCGGCGGTCGGCCAGACCGGCGTGGTGGCCCTCTGGCAGCGCTTCTTCGACCGGCCGGTCGCGCAGGTGCTGCTGACCCACGACGACCTGCGCAACCGCAGGCGCTACCTCAATGCCCGCAGCACGCTGCGGGCGCTGCTCGCGCTCGGCGCCGTGCCGATCATCAACGAGAACGACACCGTCTCGGTCGACGAGCTGAAGCTCGGCGACAACGACACGCTGGCGGCGCACGTGGCGATGGTGATCGGGGCTGACCTGGTGGTGCTGCTGACCGACATCGACGGGCTGTACGACGCCGACCCGCGCCGCAACCCGAAGGCGCGCCCGCTGCACCGCGTCGCCCGCGTCACGCCGGCGGTGCGCGCGATGGCCGGCGCGGCCGGCAGCGCCGTCGGTACCGGCGGCATGGCGACCAAGCTCGACGCGGCCGCGCGCGCCGCCGATGCCGGCATCCCGACCGCCATCCTCAACGGCACGTCGGCACGCTCGATCGACGCGTTCGCGCGCGATCGCCTGGTCGGCACCCTGGTCGCCGGCTCGCGCAGCCGGCCCGGTGCCCGCAAGACCTGGCTCAAGAACGCGCCGCTCGCCGCCGGACGCGTCTGCGTGGACGCCGGCGCCGCCCGTGCGCTGGCCGAACGCGGCGCCTCGCTGCTGCCGCGCGGCGTGGTGGACGTCAGCGGCGAGTTCGTGCGCGGCGACGTGGTCGAGATCGGCGTGACCGGCCGCGGCGGCGTGCGCGCCGTCGCCCGCGGTGTCGCCCAGTACGGCGCCAGCGAGATCCGCAAGCTGATCGGCGCGCGCAGCGAGGAGATCGGCACGCGGCTCGGTTTCACCTACGGTCCGGAGATCGTCCACCGCGACGACCTGGCCCTGGCATGA
- a CDS encoding glutamate-5-semialdehyde dehydrogenase has product MTPPSSETLRERLAAARDAGLALAALDAAGRTSLLAGMAQALRARSDAILAANAHDVAAAQAQGRPAAMIDRLRLDPQRLAAIADAVDEVAGLPDPIGVVTHTATRPNGIRIERVRIPLGVVAMIYEARPNVTADAASLCLKAGNAVVLRGGSEARASNLAIVEALHAAFDAAGVPRAALTFIDDPDRDRIRELVQADDLLDLVIPRGGEGLIRFVAEHARVPVIKHYKGVCHLYVDAAADPALALGLLVDGKTSRPSACNALETLLVHRAIAPVFVPQALAALHAHGVAVRGCERTRAIDATVAVATEDDYAAEYLDLILAVRIVEDIDQAIAHIRRYGSDHTEVIATADAAAARRFEQALRSAVVMVNASSRFSDGGELGLGAEIGISTTRLHAYGPMGLEALTIERTIVRGDGQVRHAPAVA; this is encoded by the coding sequence ATGACCCCGCCCTCTTCCGAGACCCTGCGCGAGCGGCTCGCCGCCGCCCGTGACGCCGGACTCGCGCTCGCCGCGCTCGACGCGGCCGGGCGCACATCGCTGCTGGCCGGCATGGCGCAGGCGCTGCGCGCCCGCAGCGATGCGATCCTCGCCGCCAATGCGCACGACGTCGCCGCTGCCCAGGCGCAGGGCCGGCCGGCGGCGATGATCGACCGCCTGCGACTCGACCCGCAGCGGCTGGCGGCGATCGCCGATGCGGTGGACGAGGTGGCCGGCCTGCCCGACCCGATCGGCGTGGTCACGCACACCGCGACCCGGCCCAACGGCATCCGCATCGAGCGCGTGCGGATTCCGCTCGGCGTCGTCGCGATGATCTACGAGGCGCGGCCCAACGTCACCGCCGACGCTGCCAGCCTGTGCCTGAAGGCCGGCAATGCGGTCGTGCTGCGCGGCGGCAGCGAGGCGCGCGCCTCCAACCTGGCGATCGTCGAGGCCCTGCATGCCGCGTTCGATGCCGCTGGCGTGCCGCGCGCCGCGCTCACCTTCATCGACGACCCGGACCGCGACCGCATCCGCGAGCTCGTGCAGGCCGACGACCTGCTCGACCTGGTGATCCCGCGCGGCGGCGAAGGCCTGATCCGATTCGTCGCCGAGCACGCGCGCGTGCCGGTCATCAAGCACTACAAGGGCGTGTGCCACCTGTACGTGGACGCCGCCGCCGATCCGGCGCTGGCGCTGGGCCTGCTGGTCGACGGCAAGACCTCGCGGCCATCCGCCTGCAATGCGCTGGAGACGCTGCTGGTCCACCGCGCCATCGCGCCGGTGTTCGTGCCGCAGGCGCTGGCCGCCTTGCACGCGCACGGCGTGGCGGTGCGCGGCTGCGAGCGCACCCGGGCGATCGACGCCACCGTCGCCGTCGCCACCGAGGACGACTACGCGGCCGAGTACCTGGACCTGATCCTGGCGGTGCGCATCGTCGAGGACATCGACCAGGCGATCGCCCATATCCGCCGCTACGGCTCGGACCATACCGAGGTGATCGCGACGGCCGATGCCGCGGCGGCGCGGCGGTTCGAGCAGGCGCTGCGCTCGGCGGTGGTCATGGTCAACGCCTCCTCGCGCTTCAGCGACGGTGGCGAACTCGGGCTCGGCGCCGAGATCGGCATCTCGACGACGCGCCTGCACGCCTACGGGCCGATGGGTCTGGAAGCCCTGACGATCGAGCGGACGATCGTGCGCGGCGACGGCCAGGTGCGCCATGCGCCTGCTGTCGCTTGA